The sequence below is a genomic window from Fluoribacter dumoffii NY 23.
AGCTTTATCAGGTGTTCCATTGATAAGTGTAAAGGTATTATTGAAACCGCTATCAGATAAACTGTCACCAAAAAATACAAGCTGGGTAATTTCACTAAATTTCACTGCTTGAGCGTTATTAGGCAGAATACAGAACGTAAACATACCGACCAACACCAGCAATTGGGTTTTGGCATGTAATATCATTTTTCTTATTTTTGCTAACATTCAATTATCTCCTTATAATGACTTAGCAGCTGTAACGTAAGCCCAGTGATACAATATTCTCTGTCCCTTTGTAATCGGCACTGGCCTGATTTATTTCTAAAGGTGCATCCACACCCGGTATTCCTGCATTGACCTGAGCGGTGTTTATAGATTGTTTATGAATAAAAATATGCGAATAGGCTGCGTCAACGGAAAAATGATTATTTACCAGATAGCTAAGTCCCAAATTTAACCAATACTTATCGGAGTCAGGCAATAAGGAATTACGATTTTCAGAGTCTAATGGTGACTGATCCCAGGCAAACCCGCCACGTAAGGTCAGAGAAGAGTTATAACGATAATCGGCACCTAAAGCACCAAAAAAGGAATTGTGCCATTTCATGGGAACTCTATAAACAGGCTCATACGCATCCGGGATTGAAACCAAAATATCATCCAAGTAATCCCAGAAATTCACCTGGGCCGTTGCTTTCAGAGTCCATTGTTGAATATCTCGAGCAACACCGATGGTTAAAACCCCTGGTGTTCTTAATGTATGACTCACCGAAGTTTCACTATTAAACAAAAAGGTATTTGCAGGCGACGGAACAATATCACCAATAATCGTATACTGCTCGCCGTGGCCGCTTAGTTTTGTGGAGATTTCTGACCGATAGCTCACGCCAATGCGCGTCATTGAATCCATTTGATACAAGGCACCAACGGTATAGCCATAACCCCAGCCATCACTCTTCAAATAAGTTGGTTCTGTTGCTGCAATCAATTCATCAATGGGAGGAATCCCCGTATTAATTCCATTAAAGTGGGAGAAAATAGTTTTTAAATACTGAGCTTGAAAACCCGCTCCCAACGATAATTTTTCATGAATTTGGTAAGATAGTGAGGGGTTAATGTCAACAGAGTTAATCTCGGTTTTTACTGACGCATAGCGTAACACTGAATCTTCAGAGTATTTATTATATAAATAGAATGGCTCAACTACGGCTAATCCCACAGTCAACTTATCGATGGGGGTACGCCATCCCATATAACCTTGAGGAATGAATACTGCATTACTGATGTTGTGTTCTGCGGGGTCTCCTTGCACAGAGCCCACAATAGCTGAGGGCGGCATGCCGGGAACAAAAAAAGTATGGGTAGCCATTCCATCATACATGCTTATTTCAGGGATAAATTCACTGGCGGCGACATATATTTGGTTTTGCTGTAATGCAGATAATGTGGCCGGATTGTTAAATAAGGCCGAGACATCATTAGCAGCAGCTGCAGAGCCGGCCATCGCAGAACCTTGCAAACTGGGACTGGTTTCATTTAACTGAAAGCCTCCCGCATATACGGGTAAAGCAACAATAAACTGAGACATCACAACAGCAACTGCAAACTCCTTGCTTAATAAACGTGAATCACTCACCTTGGACTCCTTTCTTCTTTTCAGTGCAGTTCATTTTAAAAAACCCGCACTTACCTTGTCAGATTTATGAGAAAAGTTCAAATTTATTTTAACTTTTTCTTTTAAAAATTAGGCATTTACGCCGACTTAAGCAGCATACTTCGCAATTAAGCCAGGAGGGGCGTTTTAGAGGTCCTGAAAAAAAGAAAACCATGATTAGCAAGGTTTCAGAGAAGCTACCGCTATACTCCTTTGACTTAGGGGAATAATCTTGTCTTTAAAGCAGATTGCCCCCTGCCTTTAAGCCGGTTAAGATAGAGGTAATTAAACAATCTAAGGAATGGATTGATGCGTGATTTTTTTCAAACTCCCCCGAAATTGGGTAATCAATATGAAGAAGATCGGGTACTTAAGTCTTATCTGGAATGGAAACTTCCTTCTTCCATGTTGAACGAAATTCAACCTGAATTGCATCATCTGGGTCAACGCGTTATCGAAGACATCCTTAAATTGGGCCAAGAGGCTGAAGCTTGTCCGCCTCGACATATACCTTATGATCCCTGGGGAAAGCGCATTGACCATATCCAAGTATCCCCAGCATGGAAGGAACTCGATAAAATCTCCGCGCAAGAGAAACTAATCGCTATAGGGTATGAACGTAAGCACGGTGCTTTCTCCCGTATACATCAATTTGCCAAATTGTATCTGTTCCATCCCTCATCAGCAATTTATACATGTCCTCTCGCCATGACCGATGGGGCTGCACGTGCATTGGAACTTCACGCTGATGAATCATTAAAGAAACATGCACTTCCTCATCTAATTTCTTCAGATCCCAATTTCTTCTGGACCTCGGGCCAATGGATGACTGAACGTACAGGCGGCTCCGATGTCAGTGGAACCTCCACAATTGCAAGACCAGAAAATTCACATTTTCGTCTTAGCGGCGTTAAATGGTTTACTTCTGCCACAACCTCACAAATCGCTATGACCCTTGCCCGTATTGAAGGAGCCCCTGAAGGCAGTAAAGGATTGAGTTTGTTTTATCTGGAACTGCGGAATCAAATGGGTAAATTAAACGGAATCCGTATCAATCGACTAAAAGAAAAGCTAGGAACTCGTGCCCTGCCTACTGCGGAATTGACCCTGGAAAATGCCACTGCCCTACTCGTTGGAGAAGCCGGGGACGGGGTTAAAAAGATTTCCTCTCTATTTAATATCACGCGCATTTACAATGCCTGTTGTGCTGTCGGTTATATGCGCCGTGCCCTTGCACTGGCTCGAGATTATGCTACAAAACGTGTCGCTTTCGGGCATACGCTATCAAAGCACGTACTGCATCTGGAAACATTGGCCAACATGCAAATGGAATTTACGGCAGGATTTCATCTCGTATTCCATGCCATTGAATTATTAGGTAAGGATGAATCAGGTGAAGCAACAGAAAAAGAGCAAGGGGTGTTAAGGCTTTTAACCCCTCTTGTAAAACTTTATACAGCAAAACAAGCCATCGCCTTAGTAAGCGAAGCTCTAGAAGCCTTCGGCGGCGCGGGTTATATTGAAGATACCGGCCTGCCTCAATTATTGAGAAACGCGCAGGTTCTCTCTATATGGGAGGGGACAACCAATATTTTAAGTCTTGATGCTTTACGAGCAATGCATAAAGAAAATGCTGCGGAATTTTTTCTTGAGGACCTTTACCAACGGTTGGGCCAAATCAATCGTAAGGAACTTATTCAATCACAAGTAAAAGTAAAGGCAGCGATAAAAAAAATAAAAAACCACCTTATTTCCATGCCTGAAATGACTAACGCAGCGCAGCAAGCTGGAGCACGGCAACTTGCGTTTGCATTGGCACAAACTTACGCGGCCAGTTTGTTGTTAGAGCATGCCCAATGGTCTTTGCAAAACAATAAGGATATTCTTCCCGTTATTACCGCCAATCGCTGGTGTGAAAAAAATCTACCCGAGCTGGTTTCATTTTCCAAAAGCTACAGTAATGACTCGCAAATACTGGCTATGGATTATGATGAATTTCATGAGTAACCTATTAGAAAAGCCTGGTTGGGAAAAAAATATTCGAGCGAAAAAAAAGATAAAAACACCCTCAATTCAAATCAATGCAGATTTTTTTTAAACATTTTTTTACAGGAGAGCAGAGCGGATGCCGTGCGTTTTCGTTCATAAAAAAATCTTGCATTCTGCCCTAAAGCTCTTTATTGTTAAAATCGTCAAATTACTAATCATATGAAAATTAAGGGAATTTATGAAGAAATTAGGACTAGTAATCAGTTTCTTGTTTTTCTTAAATGATGGGTTTGCCAAAAGCCCAATTGTTGCCCCGCAACCCACTTCGTGTATTACTGGCAGCTTCAGTTCAACGGGTACAAATAGCTGGCAAACCGTTTCATTGAAGTTGACCAACAATTGCGAGCAAACGGTAGATTTTCAAAATTCAACCGTAACTTTTTCCAACGGCAGTAACCTAAATACTTCTTTTTGGGGGAACTTCTCTCCATTGTCTTATCCAGTAAATAATTTGCAAATTACCTCACAACCCCAAAGCGGGACTTATTTATCAACGCTTTCATTAGAATTTCCCACCTACCCTGGCGCAAACAGCAAACTGCCCAAGGGAAGTTCATTTACTATTATTTATGGGGAACCCAAGGCAGATTATATCGCCGATAGCGTCCAGGTTTATTTAAGCTCCCCGGCATCAACGGGAAATATCAATTTAATTAACTCTACAAGCAAACCTGCCAACATAACCCAACCTTATGCTCTGGTTAACTTGACATTGAATGGACAAACGATAAATGTACAGGTTCCCTGGGCTGGTCAACAACAGGTATCCGGACTTGCTGCGGGAACTTATACCGTTTCTCCAACTAATATTACAGACAGTAATGGAGTCGTATACCAAGGGGTAGCAAATCCGGCAAGTTTAACAGTTTCTGCAAGCACAACGGTTTCTTCCTCAATTTCCTACAGTCCAATGCAAACAACAGGAAATATAAATATTAATCTCGCTGCATTACCGGCTCAAATATCAGGTTATTCGGGCAATCCAATTGTCACTTTAACCCGCTTGGATAATCAAAGCGCAATGAATGCACAAGTGAATTGGAGTTCAATCAATGTAATCAGTCAATTAGTCAATGGCATCAGCTACACATTTACCACTCCAGTAATAACCTATAACGGGTATAAATGTACCCCTGCATTCAGCCCAACAACTGCTACCGCAGCTGTTTCTGCACCCACAGTACAACTTGCCTACAGTTGCGTTCAAGTCGCCCAAGACAGCATTCCTGTTAGTGTAACCGGAGCACCGCCTGAGCTTTCTTCCATTAATGTCTCCTTTACTCCGAGCGGAAATGGCTCCTCTGTAAATGAGACAATTCCATTAAATAATGGAGCAGGATCAGCCAATGTGAGTTTAATTGATGGCGTGGTTTACACAGTCAGCGCCACCTCAGTTAATGGTTATACAATAAGCTATTCTCCTCAGCCGCTAACTGTCTCGGCCTCCGCTGCAGAGACTATTACTTATACCCAAAGCATAAATGCCGGCGGCAGAATTATAGGTTATCTCCCTGGGTGGAATACTCCACCTACAGCTACAGCCTTGGCGAATGCTGGGTATACTCATGTCCTTGTAGCCTTCGGGGTTTTTAGTACCACAAACCCTGGCCAAATTACGTCGGCATTCGATACCGTCTCGGCAAGCTACATCCAATCATTGCATGATGCGGGCATTAAAGTGCTCCTCTCTTTGGGTGGAGCCTCATCAAGCATTGCAAACACTACAGTTAATTTCCATCAGGTATTGGCAGCAGCTTCCTCACCTGCAGCATTTGAACAAAGTTTTATTAGTTCATTAGAAAACCTGATCGCCCAATATCACTTTGATGGTTTTGATTTTGATATTGAAAGCGGTTTAAATGCAGGAGGAACATTCACTAACCCTACAGGTGATATCGCTGTTTTAGCTAACATCATCAACACAATGCATGCAAATCACCCCAATTTACTTCTTACCCTGGCGCCGCAAACAGCCAATGTTGCGGCTACTTCGGGCTTTGATGCGACGTGGGGAAATTATGCCTCCCTGGTGATGCAAACCCACCAATCTTTAGCATGGGTAGGCATTCAAATGTATAATGCGGGGTGTACCTATGGCATAGATTTAATTTGCTATGATCCTAATAATACCAATAGTCCCAATGCTTCCGTAGCAATGGCCACTGATTTACTGGAAAACTGGCCGGCAACCACAAGTTCAGGACAGCAAACCGGATTCCAGCCCTATATAAGCTATTTAACTCCCTCCCAAGTAGTTTTGGGTTATCCTGCCCCTAATGCATCGGGACAAAGTGATGGCTCCCCCGCTGCAGTTATCAGTACCATCAAACGGGCAATACAGTGTTTGCGTACGGGTGTTGCCAGTCCATCAAGTTGTGATACCTACATCCCACCACGAACTTATCCGGGATTTGGGGGTGTTTTTGACTGGGAAATCATTCATGACGAAAACAATAATTATAACTTTGCGACCAGTCTGGTAAACTGTGTCATTCAAGGCAATTGTAATTAATGTAATGGGGTGCAGCGTAGCGGACCCCAAACGAGGAATTGATTCCCTTCCAGTACCTCCATTCTGCCCGCTCTCCTCAGCGGGCTTTGTTGAACAACAGTTTGGAAATTCAACTGTATTTGTCATTTCATGCTGCAGAAATGAATATATTCTTCAACAAACCTGGCAGAGCGGAAGAGGGAATTATTTTTGACGTCATGAGAATACAGCATGGAACACTCCGAGTTAGTTTTGATAGCAATGGCATTTCTCTTAGGTATCCGCCATGGTTTTGATTTGGATCATTTGGCAACCATCGATTCGATTGCACGAATTGTCAGCGCACGTCAAACATTGGCCAAATTTACGGGATTTTTATTTTCTCTCGGACATGGTCTTGTTGTCATTTTAATCAGCTTGATTATCGGCAACAGGGTTAAACCCTTACTCGTTCCTCAATGGCTGGAAGGATTAGGAAATGGTATCTCCATCACCTTTTTATTAATTTTTGGCGTGTTAAATCTTTGGAATGTGTTCCTGACACCCTCCCGCCCCCCTCTTCCAACCAGTTTAAAAAGCTATTTAGCAAAAAAATTAAACCAGAAATCTGTAAATCCTTTCTTTATCCTGTTGATTGGAGCTCTGTTTGCTCTTTCTTTTGACACTGTAAGCCAAGTGGTTTTGTTTTCTCTTTCTGCCAAAGCTGCGTCAGGCTGGTTATTTTCAGGAATACTTGGCGTCTTTTTCATGCTTGGAATGATGCTCTCTGATGGATTAAATGGATTGTTTGTTTCAAGCTTGATCCAGCGTGCTAATTCAGTATCTCTTTTATTTTCTCGATTGGCCGGACTGATGGTTGCTGCTTTTAGTCTAATTATTGGTATGATTAATTTAATCAAAATATATAATCAAACATAATACAGGTTAAACAATGCATGAATTATGGGTGTGTAAGAGCATTCTCGAAATTATTAAACAGAAAGCGGCGGCAATACCCTGTACACGTGTAAAAAAAATTATTTTGGAAATTGGCCAACTTGCTGCAATTGAGAAAGAATCGCTAATTTTTGGTTTCAAAGTAATTACTGCAGGAACAATCGCAGAAAATGCAGAACTTCATATCATTGATATTCCAGCTGAAGCCCTCTGCGAATCGTGTCAAAAGCGAAATCCTTTGCAACAATACTACGATCCTTGTCCGAGTTGTGGAAGTCATGCATTACAGGTTATTCAAGGTGAAGAATTACAAATTAAATCTATGGTGGTTGAATAATGTGCGGAATATGTGGTTGTACTGAAGAACAAAATGAAATGCATCATCATGAGCATCATACTCATGGGTCTATGTCTCATCATGATGATGAACATCTGATTCATGTAGAGCAAAGTATATTGGCTCAAAACCAGCAATTTGCGCTCAATAACAAACAATACCTGATTAAAAAGAATATTTTGGCGTTGAATCTCATGTCCAGTCCAGGTTCAGGAAAAACCACCCTATTAGCAAAAACTATAGAGGATTTAAAAACTGAGCTGGAGAGTGCAGTATTAGTTGGTGATCAACAAACAGACTACGATGCAAAATTAATCAAAGCCAGTGGGGGTAATGCCTTACAAATCAATACAGGGAAAACCTGTCATTTGGATGCGCACAGGGTGAGTCATGCTTTGGAAAATATTCCACTTAAAGAAAACTCACTCTTGTTTATTGAAAATGTAGGCAATCTCGTTTGTCCTGCTTTATTCGATTTAGGCGAACAGTTTAAAGTGGTCATCCTCTCTGTAGCAGAGGGCGAAAATAAGCCTTTGAAATATCCTGACATGTTCCGTTGTGCTGATTTGTTACTCATTACGAAAATGGATCTCCTCCCTTATGTGAATTTTAATCTCGATAAATGTATTGAGTATGCGCGGCAAATAAAACCCACTATTGAAATCTTGACCCTTTCAGCAATGAGTGGTGATGGTTTGCTAAATTGGTATGGATGGCTAAGGCAAAAACTTCTAGATACCCGCGGGAATCCATGAAACGATTAAGGATAAACATTCAAGGGCAAGTCCAGGGTGTGGGTTTTAGACCTTGTGTTTACCGGATTGCCAGACACCTAGCGCTCACAGGATGGATTCAAAATACTAGTTCCGGGGTATTGATTGAAGCACAAGGGATTTTGGTTAATCAATTGATACCTCATGTACAAAAAAAATTGCCTCCGCTTGCCAAGATCACCCAAATTCAATCGGCAACCATCTGTTCAATCGCTAATGAAATTTCTTTTAAAATAATTGAAAGCCAAGAGGGGAAGGTCAATACCATCATTACCCCCGATGCGAGTATTTGCCCTCAATGCCTACAGGAACTTTTCGATCCTCAAAGCCGCTATTTTCGCTACCCTTTTTTGAATTGTACTCATTGTGGCCCTCGCTTCACCATTACCCGCAATCTCCCTTATGATCGCAAGCAAACTTCAATGGCTCTCTTCCCTTTATGTCCGGATTGTCAGACAGATTACAGCAATCCTGAAAACCGGCGCTACCATGCCCAACCTACCGCTTGTTTTCATTGCGGCCCGCAGCTCTCATTACCGATAGAAGAACTAGCACACTCTATTTTGCAAGGCGAAATTATTGCCTTAAAAAGCCTGGGGGGATATCAACTTATTTGTGATGCCCGCAATAAAGCTGCCGTAGCTCGGCTGCGCGCACGAAAAAACCGCGACACCAAACCTTTTGCTCTGATGGTTGCAAACAGCTTGAGCGCAGAACGGATTGTCACCATGAGCCAGCAAGAACGAGAATTATTAGAAAGTATTACCCGCCCAATTGTTTTACTCGAAAAAATAAATGAACCCGATTCATTCACTTCTGAGGTTGCTCCGGGTTTAAATACTTTAGGCATAATGCTTCCTTACACGCCGTTGCACTATTTACTTTTTAATGCTTTTGCTGGAAATAAAAATGGCGGTGCATGGTTGAATGAGCCTCAAGAGCCAATCCTAGTAGTCACCAGCGCCAATATAGGCGGCGAACCGCTGATTATCGAAGATGAGAGTGCCAAATTCTATCTTGATACCATAGCCGATAAAGTAATCTCCTATAACCGACCTATTGTTACCCGCGTGGACGATTCAGTAATGCGTATGGTGCTTCATCGCCCCATGTTTATTCGTCGTTCTCGAGGTTTTGTACCTGCTCCTATTGAACTGCCTCATGAAATTCCACCCACGCTGGCAGTAGGCGGGCATCTCAAAAATACTTTTTGTATTACGCGTGGTAATGAAGCATTTATTTCCCAACACATTGGCAGTTTGGATAATAAAGCAACAATTGAGTTCTTCCATGAATCATTGAGTCATTTGCTACGGTTTCTCGATGTAACCCCAGAGCGTATTGCCCATGACATGCACCCGGATTTTTATACAACGCGCTTTGCCATAAATTCTGGGATACCCGCTTTTGCTATACAGCATCATCATGCGCACATGGCTTCAGTAATGGCAGAGCACGGTATTAATAAAACCGCCTTGGGATTGGCGCTTGATGGCTATGGATATGGAAATCAAGGTGAAGCCTGGGGTGGTGAATTATTTTTACTTGAACAGTCAACGTATATTCGGCTTGGCTCTTTTCTTCCTCTTTTGCAACCCGGTGGAGAAATTGCAGCACGCGAACCCTGGAGAATGGCAGCAAGTGTTTTACATAGTTTAGGACAAGGTGATGAAATTGCACAACGATTTTCTGAGTATCCCCAAGCCCATGGGGTCCATCACCTTCTAAATAAAAAAATAAACTGTCCCAGCACCAGCAGTTGTGGTCGCTTGTTTGATGCAGTGAGTGCGTTACTGGGGATCCAATTGGTTTCCCACTATGAGGGGCACGCTGCAATGCGCCTGGAAAATCAGGTCACCCAGGTACAAATAATGCCAGAAGGATGGCAATTACAGGAGGGTTTTTTTGATATGATGCCTACGTTAAAATTTCTCGCCAACCGTATTGAGCCCGTAACCGGTGCGAATCTTTTCCATGGGACGCTTATTGCCGGTCTTGCAGAATGGGTTAATAAGATGTGTCGAGAAAGAGGAGTTGATGTGGTAGTATTAAGCGGAGGCTGCTTCTTGAATCAGATATTGGCCGAAGGATTAACTACAGCCTTAAGAAAATCTGGTATCATCTCTTTTTTACCACACGCTCTTCCACCTAATGATGGAGGAATTTCTCTTGGACAAGCCTGGATTGCCGGGAATTTGTAAAGTGTACTATGTAGCTTGGACGCAGTGCAGCGAACCGGGTGTTAATAATCATTCATGTCTTAACCAGGGTTATATTGCACTACACCCTGGGCATGGAAAAAGGGATAGTTTATGTGTTTGGCATTACCTGCGCAAATTACTCAAATTCTTGATGATGCTCGAGCGATAGTAAACGTAGGGGGCATCACTAAAGAAATTTCTACAGCTTTACTGGAAGAGGTCGCTCCTGGGGATTATGTAATTATTCATGTTGGCTATGCATTAACACGGCTTGACGAGTATGAAGCCCAGAAGACCTTAAGTTTATTTGCTCAAATGGCGCAGGAAATGTCCGTATGAAATATATCGAAGACTTCAGGAATGCTGATTATGCAAAAGCACTTGCTAGAAAAATTGCTGCACAAGTGATACCGAATCGATATTATCAATTCATGGAGTTTTGTGGGGGGCATACCCATGCAATCCATCGTTATGGAATTCCAAGTTTGTTACCCAAGAACGTGGAAATGATCCATGGTCCCGGATGCCCGGTATGTATTTTACCTATTTCCATCACCGATAAAGCCCTGGCTTTGGCCTCATTACCCAATGTGATTCTTTGCAGTTATGCAGACATGCTGCGTGTCCCGGGTAGCGGACAAAAAAATTTATTACATGCCAAGGCAACCGGGGCAGATGTGCGAATGATTTATTCAGCAAGTGATGCGTTGAAAATTGCACAGGAAAACCCGCAAAAAGAAGTCGTATTTTTTGCCATTGGTTTTGAAACTACAACCCCGCCCACAGCAGTAATAATTCATCAAGCAAGGAAATTGAAGCTCCATAATTTCAGCGTTTTTTGCAATCATGTTTTAACACCAGTTCCAATGAATTATTTGCTGCAAACTAATGAAGTTAAACTTGATGGATTTATTGGCCCTGCCCACGTCAGCATCGTCATTGGCAGCCAACCCTATGAAGCAGTATGCAAAAAATACAAAAAGCCTATTGTAATTTCTGGCTTCGAGCCTTTGGACTTGTTGCATTCTATTTTAATGTTAATTCAGCAAATTAATGAAAATCGATGTGAGGTAAAAATTCAATATACCCGTGCAGTTACCCACTCTGGAAGCTTACTGTCACAACAAATAATGGATGAAGTATTTGAAATTAGGGATCGGTTTGAATGGCGCGGTTTAGGCTTTATCCCCCTAAGTGCGTTAAAGATCCGGGAAGAATATGCTGAATTCGATGCAGAGAAACGTTTTAATCTCCCGGATTTCGTTTCCCAGGAGCACAAACAATGTATTTGTGGTGAAGTACTTCGTGGTGTAAAAAAACCAATGGAATGTAAATTGTTTGAGAAAGTATGTTCGCCGGAGAACCCTCTGGGATCCTGCATGGTGTCTTCTGAAGGTGCATGTGCTGCGGTATATGCTTATGGACGGGTAAATCGATGATTGAAGCAACAATAACCAATAAAAGAAAGTCGCCAAAACTTAATATTCGGGAAGGAATCATAAATCTGGCTCATGGCAGCGGTGGAAGAGCTATGGCCCAATTGATCGAACAAATGTTCTTAACTGCATTTGATAATCAATGGCTGGCTGAGAGAAATGACCAGGCTCTCTTTTCCGTATCTGCCGGCCGAATGGTCATGACTACAGATGCCCATGTTATATCCCCCCTGTTCTTTCCGGGCGGGAATATTGGCTCCCTGGCTGTTCATGGAACAGTAAATGACATTGTGATGTCAGGCGCCAAACCCTTGTATTTATCTGCCAGCTTTATCCTGGAAGAAGGGTTTCCCTTGGCCGACTTGCAAAAAATCGTCGAGTCTATGGCTGCCGCGGCACAACAAGCGAATATTGCTATTATTTCTGGTGATACCAAAGTAGTCGAACGCGGAAAAGGAGATGGCATCTTTATTACCACTACAGGGCTCGGGGTAGTTCCTGAAGGAGTCCATATTTCCGGAAATAGAGCAAAACCCGGTGACCAGGTGCTGGTTAGCGGATCTATGGGCGATCATGGCGTTGCAATTATGGCGCATCGGAATAACTTGCAATTTCAAACCAAAATTCAATCTGATACTGCCTCCCTACATGATTTGGTCTCTTACATGATTGCGGCCGTACCTGACATTCACTGTATGCGCGATCCTACCCGCGGGGGTTTGGCAACCACATTAAATGAATTTGCACTGCAATCCAATGTGGGTTTTATTATTGATGAAAATAAAATACCCATTCGTACCGAAGTAGCCGGAGCATGTGAGTTATTAGGGCTTGATGCCTTATATGTGGCTAATGAAGGAAAATTGGTTGCCATTTGCGCCCTTGATGATGCAGATACCTTATTAGCGGCAATGCGATCACATCCCTTAGGAATGCATGCAGAAATTATTGGTGAAGTAGTTGAGGATCCACATCATTTTGTGCAACTTAAAACAAAACTTGGAGGCATGAGAATTGTCGATTGGTTAACGGGCGAACAATTACCACGAATTTGTTAATGTGAATTAATGCTGTCAGCTGCGGTGTGCCATCGGTAAGTTAAGCATTTCCAGGTTCCACTGCGCTGCCCAAACCCCAAAGCAAACAAATATCCAGGGTTAAGGAATTATATGACCGTGAATAAAATAAGCTATTTCATGCCTTATTCTAAATTACAAGAGTTGCTGTATATCCTCAATAATGCGGGGTACTCTTGTATTGGCCCTCAAGTACGAGATGGCGCCATTATATATGATGTGCTAAAACACACAGATCAACTACCCTGGGGGATCCGCGATCACCAAACCCCGGGAGGTTATCAATTAGAACAAATAAAAGAACATAAGGCTTTTGCCTTTGCGAACGGGCCGCAAGCAATCAAACCCTTGCTATTCAAACCCCAGGAGACCGTCTGGAAAGTAAAACGGGACCCGGAGGGCAAGTTAATATTTCAACCTCATCAAGATAAAGAACAACCTATTGCAATAATTGGTGCGCGTTCTTGCGATTTGGCAGCAATGAGCATTCAAGATAAAGTGTTCCTTGAGGGCCCACATCCGGATCCGCGTTATAAAAAACGCCGTGAGCAGTTATTTGTGGTTGCGGTCAATTGCTCCTATTCTTCCAATAATTGCTTTTGCGTTTCAGCGGGTACAGGACCTGAGGTAAAAAACCCTTTCGATATTCTTATGACTGAAATTGATGAGGGTTTTGTGATGCATATTGGCAGCAAAAAGGGGCAAACAATACTTGCCGCCCTGGATCTATCCAAAGCAAAAGCAATCCAATGTAAAAAAGCCGATAAAACCATACACCAAGCAGCAGCAATGCAAACGAAAAGAATTCCTTTGGAAAA
It includes:
- a CDS encoding OmpP1/FadL family transporter is translated as MSDSRLLSKEFAVAVVMSQFIVALPVYAGGFQLNETSPSLQGSAMAGSAAAANDVSALFNNPATLSALQQNQIYVAASEFIPEISMYDGMATHTFFVPGMPPSAIVGSVQGDPAEHNISNAVFIPQGYMGWRTPIDKLTVGLAVVEPFYLYNKYSEDSVLRYASVKTEINSVDINPSLSYQIHEKLSLGAGFQAQYLKTIFSHFNGINTGIPPIDELIAATEPTYLKSDGWGYGYTVGALYQMDSMTRIGVSYRSEISTKLSGHGEQYTIIGDIVPSPANTFLFNSETSVSHTLRTPGVLTIGVARDIQQWTLKATAQVNFWDYLDDILVSIPDAYEPVYRVPMKWHNSFFGALGADYRYNSSLTLRGGFAWDQSPLDSENRNSLLPDSDKYWLNLGLSYLVNNHFSVDAAYSHIFIHKQSINTAQVNAGIPGVDAPLEINQASADYKGTENIVSLGLRYSC
- a CDS encoding acyl-CoA dehydrogenase family protein, which gives rise to MRDFFQTPPKLGNQYEEDRVLKSYLEWKLPSSMLNEIQPELHHLGQRVIEDILKLGQEAEACPPRHIPYDPWGKRIDHIQVSPAWKELDKISAQEKLIAIGYERKHGAFSRIHQFAKLYLFHPSSAIYTCPLAMTDGAARALELHADESLKKHALPHLISSDPNFFWTSGQWMTERTGGSDVSGTSTIARPENSHFRLSGVKWFTSATTSQIAMTLARIEGAPEGSKGLSLFYLELRNQMGKLNGIRINRLKEKLGTRALPTAELTLENATALLVGEAGDGVKKISSLFNITRIYNACCAVGYMRRALALARDYATKRVAFGHTLSKHVLHLETLANMQMEFTAGFHLVFHAIELLGKDESGEATEKEQGVLRLLTPLVKLYTAKQAIALVSEALEAFGGAGYIEDTGLPQLLRNAQVLSIWEGTTNILSLDALRAMHKENAAEFFLEDLYQRLGQINRKELIQSQVKVKAAIKKIKNHLISMPEMTNAAQQAGARQLAFALAQTYAASLLLEHAQWSLQNNKDILPVITANRWCEKNLPELVSFSKSYSNDSQILAMDYDEFHE
- a CDS encoding glycosyl hydrolase family 18 protein, coding for MKKLGLVISFLFFLNDGFAKSPIVAPQPTSCITGSFSSTGTNSWQTVSLKLTNNCEQTVDFQNSTVTFSNGSNLNTSFWGNFSPLSYPVNNLQITSQPQSGTYLSTLSLEFPTYPGANSKLPKGSSFTIIYGEPKADYIADSVQVYLSSPASTGNINLINSTSKPANITQPYALVNLTLNGQTINVQVPWAGQQQVSGLAAGTYTVSPTNITDSNGVVYQGVANPASLTVSASTTVSSSISYSPMQTTGNININLAALPAQISGYSGNPIVTLTRLDNQSAMNAQVNWSSINVISQLVNGISYTFTTPVITYNGYKCTPAFSPTTATAAVSAPTVQLAYSCVQVAQDSIPVSVTGAPPELSSINVSFTPSGNGSSVNETIPLNNGAGSANVSLIDGVVYTVSATSVNGYTISYSPQPLTVSASAAETITYTQSINAGGRIIGYLPGWNTPPTATALANAGYTHVLVAFGVFSTTNPGQITSAFDTVSASYIQSLHDAGIKVLLSLGGASSSIANTTVNFHQVLAAASSPAAFEQSFISSLENLIAQYHFDGFDFDIESGLNAGGTFTNPTGDIAVLANIINTMHANHPNLLLTLAPQTANVAATSGFDATWGNYASLVMQTHQSLAWVGIQMYNAGCTYGIDLICYDPNNTNSPNASVAMATDLLENWPATTSSGQQTGFQPYISYLTPSQVVLGYPAPNASGQSDGSPAAVISTIKRAIQCLRTGVASPSSCDTYIPPRTYPGFGGVFDWEIIHDENNNYNFATSLVNCVIQGNCN
- a CDS encoding DNA repair protein HhH-GPD gives rise to the protein MEHSELVLIAMAFLLGIRHGFDLDHLATIDSIARIVSARQTLAKFTGFLFSLGHGLVVILISLIIGNRVKPLLVPQWLEGLGNGISITFLLIFGVLNLWNVFLTPSRPPLPTSLKSYLAKKLNQKSVNPFFILLIGALFALSFDTVSQVVLFSLSAKAASGWLFSGILGVFFMLGMMLSDGLNGLFVSSLIQRANSVSLLFSRLAGLMVAAFSLIIGMINLIKIYNQT